A genome region from Nocardia sp. NBC_00565 includes the following:
- a CDS encoding SAM-dependent methyltransferase — MLRAKDEIAAYFDGWTLVEPGLVHLPRWRPDNPDDVGPAPEESGAYGGVARKD; from the coding sequence GTGCTGCGCGCCAAGGACGAGATCGCCGCGTATTTCGACGGTTGGACGCTGGTCGAACCCGGTCTGGTGCACCTGCCGCGGTGGCGGCCCGACAATCCGGACGATGTCGGACCGGCGCCCGAAGAATCCGGCGCGTACGGCGGCGTAGCCCGCAAGGACTGA
- a CDS encoding EAL domain-containing protein, whose amino-acid sequence MLESIIELTHALGYTLTAECVETRYQADRLDGLGCETAQGWLFHRPMPAEQVAELLDKTTIPIGE is encoded by the coding sequence GTGCTCGAATCGATCATCGAGCTGACCCATGCCCTCGGTTACACCCTCACCGCCGAATGCGTCGAGACGCGGTATCAGGCCGACCGGCTCGATGGCCTCGGCTGTGAGACCGCGCAAGGCTGGCTCTTTCACCGGCCGATGCCCGCCGAGCAGGTCGCCGAATTGCTGGACAAAACCACTATCCCCATCGGCGAATAA
- a CDS encoding protein kinase domain-containing protein, which yields MAHIDPLSTQRHLTSGFAAELDAAGFTEAVEIGRGGFGVVYRCRQPALDRTVAIKVLTADLESENLERFVREQLAMGKLSGHPNIVSVFEVGSTATGRPYIVMPYHSHGSLDARIQEHGPIGWQDALHIGVKIAGALETAHRRGMLHRDVKPGNILLTEYGEPQLADFGIARLVGGFETTAGTITGSPAFTAPEVLQGHVPDVTADIYSLASTLFCASTGHAVFERRSGEQLVAQFLRITKHPIPDLGDAGLPADVTAAIEGAMSRERRERPASAAEFGDRLRDIQERHGLAPDDMPIPLPAADPVGHRPSPTPTGRRRTSGMYPAVTPPVPATRLRPPVATRPLVERQRLIAMLRQGRDRRLAVIHGPTGFGKTTLAAQWCEALSAEGVAVAWLTVDHDDNNVVWFLSHLIEAIRAVRPSLASELGELLEEHGDESERYVLTSLINDIDRSGEQLVVVIDDWHLATDPATTRALRYMIEGCSPTLHVVITSRSRTGLPMSSMRARDELVEIGPTVLRFDIEEARTFLVELGGLDLDHGDVEDLTESTEGWAAALQLAALSLRGSDDPGELISHLTGRHHAISEFLVENVLDTLEPGMLDFMVATSITPRICGELASALTGVADGQAMLEQIELQDLFLRKLDDGNWFRYHHLFQDFLQQRLERDRPERITELHRAASRWLAEHRHVSEAVDHALLAEDEQRAIEIVERDGMSLLEYGQFASLIGLVNKLPATIIETHPRLQLDLAWANILLHRAGPAERALRLAESNMDYGELDESVTARLRAEAGAVHAVVRVRADVLAGIEDMLAPCFFRAEEMSPYVVAIAANVATFVAGYRYDFEEALRIQEWSAPYMRQNKGFYNNIHGLCFLGLAASLQLDITRAEQYFRRAMKVAKQSGGSHSYGARLAGSLLGELLYERGEVAAAERLLDEGYKLGPEAGVVDFKLARYVVGARIKALRGDRAAAIRRLNEGARVARSMSLPRLSAEVENERLRLGLPPHPEFGPLPVVEYGKRRTPVDPIDEFTVLYEEFTAIRLLLAEEVPDKTERACTWAREWVDLLESVERPRELLKARRLLIACLAAAGRIDEAKALLATVTAQCADLGSVRYLLDGGPHVIAMLAAVREDQLAGRWRPEWPDVPEEFLLALVNADAAQTI from the coding sequence GTGGCGCATATCGATCCGCTCTCCACGCAACGCCACCTGACCTCAGGGTTCGCGGCGGAATTGGACGCTGCCGGGTTCACCGAAGCCGTCGAGATCGGACGCGGCGGTTTCGGCGTGGTCTACCGCTGCCGCCAACCCGCGCTCGATCGCACGGTGGCGATCAAGGTGCTCACCGCCGATCTGGAGTCGGAGAATCTCGAGCGATTCGTCCGCGAACAGCTCGCCATGGGCAAACTGTCCGGTCATCCGAATATCGTCAGCGTCTTCGAAGTGGGGTCCACCGCGACCGGACGGCCCTACATCGTGATGCCGTACCACTCGCACGGCTCACTGGACGCTCGCATCCAGGAGCACGGCCCGATCGGCTGGCAGGACGCGCTGCACATCGGGGTGAAGATCGCGGGCGCGCTGGAGACCGCGCACCGGCGCGGCATGCTGCATCGCGACGTGAAGCCCGGCAACATCCTGCTGACCGAATACGGTGAGCCACAACTGGCCGATTTCGGCATCGCCCGGCTCGTCGGCGGGTTCGAGACGACCGCGGGCACGATCACCGGCTCACCCGCCTTCACCGCACCGGAAGTGCTGCAGGGACACGTCCCGGATGTGACCGCCGACATCTACAGCCTGGCCTCGACGCTGTTCTGCGCCAGCACCGGTCACGCCGTCTTCGAGCGGCGCAGCGGCGAGCAGTTGGTCGCGCAGTTCCTACGCATCACCAAGCATCCGATACCGGACCTCGGCGACGCCGGGCTGCCCGCCGATGTGACGGCCGCGATCGAGGGCGCGATGTCGCGCGAGCGCCGAGAACGCCCGGCCAGCGCCGCCGAATTCGGTGACCGACTGCGCGATATCCAGGAGCGGCACGGCCTGGCGCCCGACGATATGCCGATCCCGCTACCAGCCGCCGATCCCGTCGGCCATCGCCCATCGCCCACACCGACCGGCCGTCGCCGCACCTCCGGGATGTATCCGGCCGTGACTCCGCCGGTGCCCGCGACCCGACTGCGACCGCCGGTGGCTACTCGTCCGCTGGTCGAGCGTCAGCGGCTGATCGCCATGCTGCGGCAGGGCCGAGACCGCAGGCTCGCGGTCATCCACGGCCCCACCGGTTTCGGCAAGACCACCCTCGCCGCCCAGTGGTGCGAGGCGCTGAGCGCCGAGGGGGTGGCGGTGGCCTGGCTGACCGTGGACCACGATGACAACAACGTCGTCTGGTTCCTGTCGCATCTGATCGAAGCCATTCGCGCCGTGCGTCCTTCGCTGGCCAGCGAACTCGGCGAACTGCTCGAGGAACACGGCGACGAGTCCGAACGGTACGTGCTGACCTCGCTGATCAACGATATCGACCGCAGCGGTGAACAACTCGTCGTCGTCATCGACGACTGGCACCTCGCCACCGATCCCGCGACCACCCGCGCACTGCGCTACATGATCGAAGGCTGTAGTCCGACACTGCATGTCGTGATCACCAGCCGCAGTCGGACCGGGCTGCCGATGAGTTCGATGCGGGCCCGCGACGAGCTGGTCGAAATCGGGCCCACCGTACTGCGTTTCGATATCGAGGAGGCGCGGACCTTTCTGGTCGAGCTGGGCGGGCTCGACCTCGATCACGGCGATGTCGAGGATCTCACCGAATCCACCGAGGGCTGGGCCGCGGCATTGCAACTCGCGGCACTGTCGCTGCGCGGCAGCGATGATCCCGGCGAGCTGATCAGCCATCTGACCGGCCGCCATCACGCCATCAGCGAATTCCTGGTCGAGAACGTCCTGGACACGCTCGAACCCGGGATGCTCGACTTCATGGTCGCGACCTCGATCACGCCACGGATCTGCGGCGAACTCGCCTCGGCGCTCACCGGCGTCGCGGATGGGCAGGCGATGCTGGAGCAGATCGAACTCCAGGATCTGTTCCTGCGCAAGCTCGATGACGGAAATTGGTTCCGATACCACCACCTGTTCCAGGATTTCCTGCAGCAGCGGCTGGAGCGCGATCGGCCCGAACGGATTACCGAGCTGCACCGGGCGGCCTCGCGGTGGTTGGCCGAACACCGGCACGTCAGCGAGGCGGTCGATCACGCGCTGCTGGCCGAGGACGAGCAGCGCGCCATCGAGATCGTCGAGCGCGATGGCATGTCGCTGCTCGAGTACGGGCAGTTCGCCAGCCTCATCGGGCTGGTGAACAAGCTGCCCGCCACGATTATCGAAACCCATCCTCGGCTGCAGTTGGATCTGGCGTGGGCCAATATCCTGCTGCATCGTGCCGGACCGGCCGAACGCGCGCTGCGGCTTGCGGAATCGAATATGGACTACGGAGAATTGGACGAATCCGTGACGGCCCGGCTGCGCGCCGAGGCGGGTGCGGTGCACGCCGTGGTGCGGGTGCGCGCGGACGTGCTCGCCGGTATCGAAGATATGTTGGCGCCGTGCTTCTTCCGTGCCGAGGAAATGTCACCGTATGTGGTGGCGATCGCCGCGAATGTGGCGACCTTCGTGGCGGGCTATCGCTATGACTTCGAGGAGGCGCTGCGCATTCAGGAATGGTCCGCACCGTATATGCGACAGAACAAAGGTTTCTACAACAACATTCACGGTCTGTGCTTCCTCGGGCTCGCCGCGAGCCTGCAGCTCGACATCACCAGGGCGGAGCAGTATTTCCGCCGGGCCATGAAGGTGGCCAAACAGTCCGGCGGCAGCCACTCCTACGGCGCGCGGCTGGCCGGATCCCTGCTGGGTGAATTGCTCTACGAGCGTGGGGAAGTCGCGGCGGCGGAACGGCTGCTCGACGAGGGATACAAGCTGGGGCCCGAAGCGGGTGTCGTCGATTTCAAGTTGGCCCGCTATGTCGTCGGCGCCCGTATCAAAGCGTTGCGCGGGGACCGGGCGGCCGCCATTCGCCGGCTGAACGAGGGTGCCCGGGTGGCTCGTTCTATGTCGCTGCCGCGCTTGAGCGCCGAGGTAGAGAACGAGCGGCTGCGCCTCGGCCTACCGCCGCATCCGGAATTCGGCCCGCTGCCGGTGGTCGAATACGGAAAACGCCGTACGCCGGTGGACCCGATCGACGAATTCACCGTGCTGTACGAGGAATTCACCGCGATCCGGCTGCTGCTCGCCGAGGAAGTGCCGGACAAGACCGAACGCGCCTGCACCTGGGCTCGGGAGTGGGTGGATCTGCTCGAATCCGTCGAGCGCCCACGGGAATTGTTGAAAGCGCGGCGATTGTTGATCGCCTGTCTGGCCGCCGCGGGCCGTATCGACGAGGCGAAGGCTCTGCTGGCAACGGTCACCGCGCAGTGCGCCGATCTCGGATCGGTTCGCTATCTGCTGGATGGTGGACCCCATGTCATCGCCATGCTCGCCGCGGTGCGCGAAGATCAGCTCGCCGGGCGCTGGCGTCCCGAATGGCCCGATGTGCCGGAGGAATTCCTGCTCGCATTGGTCAATGCCGATGCGGCTCAGACGATCTGA